From the Terriglobales bacterium genome, the window GATAGATTTCCTTCTTCTCGTCCCAGGACTTGTCGGCGTCGAAGTCCACATCAAGCGTTGTCGCCAGCATCTCGGCTGCGAGTTCTTCCGCGTAATCGCCCGCCTGGTCGTCGGTCTCACCAAAGCTGTGGTGCTCGCTCATGTAGCCGTAAGTGCTGCGATCCGTCGGAATAGCGACACCAATACTTGAGGCCAGCAATCGATGCGGTTCGCGAGTTGAATTCTCGGCGACTACCGCAAACACAACCTCGCCGTGATTGAGGTACTTTTGGCCTACTTTGCGGGAGGTCAACTTGCAATGCGGCGGGAAGATGGAAGATACGCGTACCAGATTTTGCGATGCGATGCCGGCGTCACGCAGTGCCAGCTCGAAGGAGGTCAAGCGCTCTTTGTGTTTTCCCACCCCTTTGGTGAGAAAGAGCCGCTTGGGAACCATGTCTTTACCCAATTCAAAAATCCTCCGGAAAGGCTGATAGAAAAAATAAAGCTAACAGAAATTGTGCACTACGCGGGAAGGAAAATGTTTAAGCAGTATGAATTTCCCCGGTTTAGGAGTGGGCCAATTTCTTTACGGCTTTTCTATGTACCGCAATGTCCATGAAGGCGCGAGCAGCGCGGCTCAGCGTCTTGTCCTTGCGATAAACCAGCGCCAAGTCTCGGGCGATCGGAGGATCGATGAAGTTCAGGGCCACAAGCGTTCCGGCTCGGACCTCGTCGGAGATATTCGATCGTGCTACAAAGCCAATGCCCACGTCGGCGGCCACGAACCGCTTGAGCAGCTCACTGGAATCGAGTTCCATTGATACATGAGGTTTGAGCTGAGCTTCCTGAAAGACGTCATCAATCGCGTCGCGCGTGCGTCCTAACTTTGGGAGAACCAATGGATACTTGGCGATTTCCTCGAGGCGTGCGTGTGCAAGCTGCGCCAGAGGATGTCCGGGAGAAGTAATGAGGACCAGTTCATCGTGGTGTATGGGAAGGGCTGCTAGCCGAGCATCCTTCACGGGCATCGAGACAACGCCGAAGTCCACCGTCTGGTCAATCACGGACTCCAGCGTCGTAGTGGTCTCCGCGCGTTGAATGCTGACGGAAACCTTGGGGTACTGGCGTTTAAAGTCGCCAAAGACCTCGGGCAGAATGTAGAGACAGGTGGCTTCGTTGGCCCCGACAACGATTTCTCCACGTGGCGTGCGCTCCATTTCCGCAATGGTCATCTTCACGGACTTCAATGATCGGAGCGCTTCTTCGGCGTACGTCTGAAATGCTTTTCCGGCCATGGTAAGCGTAACCTTGGCGCCCGAGCGGTCGAACAACTTGGCTCCCACTTCCTCTTCGAGAGCGCGAATCTGCGATGAAATGGCGGGCTGAGTCCGAAAACAGCGCTCGGCAGCTTTGGAAAAGCTGGAGTGCTTAGCGACTTCCAGGAAGGAGTTGAGTTGGTCGAGATCCATGAGGCCGGACGGGAACTTGACCTGTATCGTACCCCGGATTGCTTAATTTCGCAGCCAAAACGGCGGGCTCACCCAACCGGCACCTCAACTCGCGTTATGAAGACCTCCGTATGGAGACTGTCGTTTATTTCAGTGGGATCAGCAGACTCAAAGAAGAGTTCCAGCGCCTCAACTAGATTTGGTTCTTGCCGCCTCGACGGTTTCACCCTGACTGGCAATGTCGAGCTCCGGGCAGAGGGCTACATATGCGTCGTCTTCGCGTTCAATGATCGCCGTCAGTTGTCGAGTGCTCTTCATGCGCCGAATTGTATCCCACGAGTTCGTGGCGATTTCTTGCTGCTTTCATTGCTAGAATCGAAGCGTGCCGCAGTCTCGAAATCTCATGCGAGCCCACGCTTTAGGGCGCGTTTTGTGGAGGCTTAGCAACCGTCACTATGCGGTGAGAGGAGGAGTTGCTGCGGCTAAGAGTGTTGGCAAGGCCGCTGCACGAACCACTCGGATCCTGGTGCTTGAGATCACTGGCTTTTTCTTCGCGGTGTTTGCTGCGATGGGCCTCGGAGCTGCCTGGCGTCAATGGGAGAGGATTCAGTCTGGCCAGTCGTCAGCTCCCGTTTCGCATGTGATCGTGACTTTGGCGTTTACCGCGACATTCATCTACTTCTCTGCGAGTTCCTTTCTGCGTGCTCGCCGCCGTGCCGCGATTAAAGAGAATGGCAATGGTTGATTCTGCGCGATCGGAAAGCCTCAAGCCGGCTTCTCAACCCGAACTGCGCGAACTCTATACCGAAGAAGACCTCTCGCAATCGCAGTGGAATTACGACGAGCAGGCTGGTTTTCCTGGTCAGTATCCATTCACTCGAGGCATTCAGCCCACGATGTATCGCGGACGCCTCTGGACCATGCGCCAGTATGCAGGCATGGGAGATGCGGAAGAGTCGAATCGCCGTTACAAATACCTGCTTGCGCACGGCACCATGGGGCTCTCTGTCGCCTTCGATCTGCCGACCCAAATCGGATATGACTCAGATGATCCCATGGCCTTGGGTGAAGTCGGCAAAGTCGGAGTAGCTATTGATTCCATCGAAGACATGGAGCGGCTTTTCGACGGCATTGATCTGGAGAAAATTTCCACGTCGATGACCATCAATGCCACGGCCATCATTCTGCTGGCGCTGTATGTTGCCGTGGCGAAGCGAAGGGGCGCGAATCCCCGTAAGCTGTCGGGTACGGTGCAAAACGATGTGCTGAAGGAGTACATCGCGCGCGGGACGTACATTTATCCCCCACTGCACGCGATGCGGATCATTATTGACATCTTCGCCTTCGCCAATGAGCATCTGCCGGAATGGAATCCAATCTCGATCTCCGGCTACCACATGCGAGAGGCCGGCTGCACCGCTGTGCAGGAAGTAGCGTTTACGCTTGGGAACGGTATTGCTTACGTGCAGGCCGCTCTTGATGCTGGACTCGACTTGGACCGCTTTGCTCCGCGACTCTCATTCTTCTTCAACGCCCACAACAATTTCCTGGAAGAAGTTGCAAAGTTTCGCGCTGCGCGACGGATGTGGGCTCGCATTATGCGCGAACGTTTTCGGGCGAAGAACCCCAGGTCGTGGATGCTTCGGTTCCACACTCAGACTGCCGGCTCAACGCTCACTGCCCAGCAACCTGAAGTCAACATCGTGAGAACCGCGATTCAGGCACTCGCATCCGTGTTGGGCGGCACGCAGTCACTTCATACCAATGGATACGATGAAGCGCTGGCGATTCCCACTGAAGAGGCGGCGCGCATTGCGCTCCGCACTCAGCAGATCATCGCCTACGAATCAGGCGCAGCACAGACCATTGATCCATTCGCCGGATCGTATGCGATTGAGAGCCTCACGGACGAAATCGAGAGTCGAGCCAGCGACTACATCGAGAAAATCGGTTCTCTGGGAGGCATGATCAAGGCCATCGAACAAGGATTCGTGCAGCAGGAGATCCAGAACGCAGCTTACGACGTCCAAAAGAAGATTGATCACGGCGATGTGGTCGTCGTTGGTGTGAACCGCTTCGCGATTGAGGACGAAAAGGCAATTCCAATCCAGCGGATCGACGAAGCGCTGGAGCGCAAGCAGGTGGAGCGAGTGCGGGCACTGCGGGCCGGCAGGGACGCCAACCAGTGGCGAATCGCCATGAATCGCCTGAAAGACAGTGCTTCAAGCGGTGCCAATCTTGTTCCCGCAGTGATCGAGGCAGTGGAAAAAAAGTGCACAGTTGGCGAGATATCCAATCAATTACGTGAAGTATTTGGAGAGCACCGCGAGACTGTCGTCATCTAAGTTGGCTGCATCCAATCGGCCAGATCGTTTAGGGAGAATGTTGGGCCTGGAGATCGCATGCTTCGCGGCAGTCGCGGCAGTAGTACGCGCCGTCAGCGCACAATCGAACGTCGCTCAATCCCTGGCACAAAATGCAGTATTTCTCGCAGGCACAGCGCGCTTCTTCTCGGTCGCACTGTGAACAGATGAATTTCGTTGCCATACCAAGAATGTAGCGCGGTTGCGACGAGAGGGAAACGCCGGAGCAGAACAATTTGTGTTGAGGGAGTAAACTTTAGTAAGAGCTAGAGAAAGTAAGAGCTAGAGAAGCAGAACTGCTGTCATTGGGATCATGGTTACTTAGGATTTTTTTCGATCCTGCGCATTTCCTTCAGCAGTGCGGCCTCCACTTTTGCGGATTGGCGTTCCCCTCGCGCGACGCGGCTGACATAAGACGGATCGATTCCTAATTGTTTTGCAATTCTGCTGTAGATACCGCGGTATAGGCTTAGTCGATTGAATTTTTGGTTTTTGGTATTATCCAACGTCATGATTCGTGACCCGCTGTCCTGGTCAGCGTGGCGCGATGCTAGATCACGACAACTGAGGGACAAGGGTGAGCGCCCTTTTTGTGGAGTTATAACTCTAATGTTAGCGAGAAT encodes:
- a CDS encoding arginine decarboxylase, pyruvoyl-dependent is translated as MGKDMVPKRLFLTKGVGKHKERLTSFELALRDAGIASQNLVRVSSIFPPHCKLTSRKVGQKYLNHGEVVFAVVAENSTREPHRLLASSIGVAIPTDRSTYGYMSEHHSFGETDDQAGDYAEELAAEMLATTLDVDFDADKSWDEKKEIYRISNKIVRTANMTQSAVGDKHGRWTTVIAAAILIFE
- a CDS encoding LysR family transcriptional regulator, with the translated sequence MDLDQLNSFLEVAKHSSFSKAAERCFRTQPAISSQIRALEEEVGAKLFDRSGAKVTLTMAGKAFQTYAEEALRSLKSVKMTIAEMERTPRGEIVVGANEATCLYILPEVFGDFKRQYPKVSVSIQRAETTTTLESVIDQTVDFGVVSMPVKDARLAALPIHHDELVLITSPGHPLAQLAHARLEEIAKYPLVLPKLGRTRDAIDDVFQEAQLKPHVSMELDSSELLKRFVAADVGIGFVARSNISDEVRAGTLVALNFIDPPIARDLALVYRKDKTLSRAARAFMDIAVHRKAVKKLAHS
- a CDS encoding methylmalonyl-CoA mutase family protein, with the translated sequence MVDSARSESLKPASQPELRELYTEEDLSQSQWNYDEQAGFPGQYPFTRGIQPTMYRGRLWTMRQYAGMGDAEESNRRYKYLLAHGTMGLSVAFDLPTQIGYDSDDPMALGEVGKVGVAIDSIEDMERLFDGIDLEKISTSMTINATAIILLALYVAVAKRRGANPRKLSGTVQNDVLKEYIARGTYIYPPLHAMRIIIDIFAFANEHLPEWNPISISGYHMREAGCTAVQEVAFTLGNGIAYVQAALDAGLDLDRFAPRLSFFFNAHNNFLEEVAKFRAARRMWARIMRERFRAKNPRSWMLRFHTQTAGSTLTAQQPEVNIVRTAIQALASVLGGTQSLHTNGYDEALAIPTEEAARIALRTQQIIAYESGAAQTIDPFAGSYAIESLTDEIESRASDYIEKIGSLGGMIKAIEQGFVQQEIQNAAYDVQKKIDHGDVVVVGVNRFAIEDEKAIPIQRIDEALERKQVERVRALRAGRDANQWRIAMNRLKDSASSGANLVPAVIEAVEKKCTVGEISNQLREVFGEHRETVVI